The Dunckerocampus dactyliophorus isolate RoL2022-P2 chromosome 1, RoL_Ddac_1.1, whole genome shotgun sequence genome has a segment encoding these proteins:
- the calcoco1a gene encoding calcium-binding and coiled-coil domain-containing protein 1, translating to METSEKVEFRNVGCTYFPQSRVDCHYTLSSLHNWASNDWIGLFKVGWSSVKDYHTFVWALAPADDEEGTEANCCVQFHASYLPKPSAQEYEFVYINTKGEICSRSSKFTFCAPKPLEDLVTLEEEPHEEEGTDMLLVIPRAELLQSRLQECLQERTELLQIQEATSRQKEKERADFNRAQEAWGRLRKDLENDISRLQEELKRSQESIEEMERKQEEEMALGKCLTQEKSALLEEKEANQVRIRELEEDMKTLMHRAVERETELERMKERARKATALQKEEESDRKILQTMLEQTESDLRSLSKEFQGLRNSLAQRDTCVLQLQNTINTLTQKLTTAHRKEALNEATLKEMKSLQERLDVSERTMDGLKNDLSTTVAQRDRGQAELHQARLQAAQLTLQLADSSLALRESRAQWAQERQSLQGITMKDHEHLEKLTVEMQTMEERLQEEKMERVKLEVELGREKDCNRIQLSETYRELQELKTSLRVAQKEKEHLLSEKKELMEYICQLEQKTETAASAKWSASPTAPTACTRPDDAYSDMSDVSEDDDPEALQPLRPTRPLGNYSLCEQGPPSLFLLTTTPSSTREMERSTVVISQPAPLSSPRQPGTDTLAHSSDSEEETDSLQCGRRHSSGEEMALLLPDHADTVLSDLADTSLW from the exons atggaaacatcTGAGAAGGTGGAGTTTAGAAACGTGGGCTGCACTTACTTCCCTCAAAGCAGAGTGGATTGTCACTACACACTAAGCTCACTACACAACTGGGCCAGTAATGACTGGATAGGACTCTTTAAG GTGGGATGGTCGTCAGTGAAGGACTACCACACGTTTGTTTGGGCACTAGCCCCGGCTGACGATGAGGAGGGCACAGAGGCCAACTGCTGTGTTCAGTTCCATG CTTCCTACCTTCCTAAGCCCAGTGCCCAAGAGTATGAATTTGTGTACATCAACACCAAAGGGGAAATTTGCTCTCGCAGCTCTAAATTCACATTCTGCGCACCAAAGCCTCTGGAGGATCTGGTGACCCTTGAGGAGGAGCCACATGAGGAGGAAGGCACAGATATGTTGCTTGTCATACCCAGGGCTGAATTGTTGCAG AGCCGACTGCAGGAATGCCTGCAGGAGCGAACTGAGCTGCTGCAGATTCAGGAGGCGACAAGCAGGCAAAAGGAGAAAGAGAGGGCAGATTTCAACAGGGCACAGGAGGCCTGGGGCAGATTACGCAAAGACCTTGAGAACGACATCAGCAGGCTGCAGGAAGAGCTGAAGAGAAGCCAGGAGAGCATTGAGGAGATGGAGAGGAAGCAGGAG GAGGAAATGGCTTTGGGAAAATGTCTTACACAAGAGAAAAGTGCTTTATTGGAAGAGAAAGAGGCCAACCAAGTGCGAATTAGAGAGCTGGAGGAGGACATGAAAACTCTGATGCACAGAGCTGTGGAACGAGAGACAGAGCTGGAAAG GATGAAGGAAAGAGCAAGAAAGGCCACAGCTCTGCAGAAAGAAGAGGAGAGTGACAGAAAGATACTGCAG ACCATGTTGGAACAGACTGAGAGCGACCTCCGAAGTTTGTCCAAGGAGTTCCAGGGCCTGAGGAACTCACTGGCCCAAAGAGACACCTGTGTGCTGCAGCTCCAGAACACCATCAACACCCTGACGCAGAAACTCACCACAGCCCACAGAAAAGAG GCATTGAACGAGGCAACGCTCAAGGAGATGAAGAGCCTGCAGGAGCGTCTGGACGTGAGTGAGCGTACCATGGACGGCCTGAAGAACGATCTAAGCACCACTGTAGCCCAGAGAGATCGTGGGCAGGCCGAACTACATCAGGCCCGCCTTCAGGCCGCCCAACTTACCCTCCAGCTTGCAGATTCCAGTTTGGCACTGAGAGAGAGCAGAGCACAGTGGGCTCAGGAGAGGCAAAGTCTGCAGGGCATCACCATG AAGGACCACGAGCATCTAGAGAAACTTACTGTCGAGATGCAGACGATGGAGGAGAGGCTGCAGGAGGAGAAGATGGAGAGAGTGAAGTTGGAAGTAGAGCTTGGGAGAGAAAAGGATTGTAACCGG ATCCAGCTGAGTGAAACCTACAGGGAGCTCCAGGAGCTGAAGACCAGCTTGAGGGTTGCCCAGAAAGAGAAGGAGCACCTGCtttccgagaaaaaa GAGTTGATGGAGTACATCTGTCAGTTGGAGCAGAAGACTGAAACAGCAGCCAGTGCCAAGTGGAGCGCTTCCCCCACTGCTCCCACAG CCTGTACTAGACCTGATGACGCCTATTCGGACATGTCAGATGTGTCTGAGGATGACGACCCAGAGGCCCTGCAGCCTCTTCGTCCAACGAGACCTCTGGGAAACTACAGCCTGTGTGAGCAAGGACCGCCAAGCCTCTTTCTCCTCACTACTACTCCGTCATCTACCCGGGAGATGGAAAGGAGCACGGTGGTTATCAGCCAGCCGGCCCCTCTCTCCTCACCACGGCAGCCTGGGACCGACACGCTGGCACACAGCTCTGATTCA